Proteins from one Mixophyes fleayi isolate aMixFle1 chromosome 9, aMixFle1.hap1, whole genome shotgun sequence genomic window:
- the ATP6V1G1 gene encoding V-type proton ATPase subunit G 1: MASQSAGIQQLLQAEKRAAERVGEARKRKNRRLKQAKEEAQAEIEQYRLQREKEFKAKEAAALGSHGSCSEEMEKETTEKMSIIEENYRKHRELVLDQILAFVCDVKPEIHINYRVNG, translated from the exons ATGGCGAGTcagtcagcggggatccagcagctCCTCCAGGCCGAGAAGAGAGCGGCCGAGAGAGTGGGAGAGGCTAGGAAAC GAAAGAACAGACGTCTGAAACAAGCCAAAGAGGAAGCACAGGCGGAGATCGAGCAGTACCGGCTGCAGCGCGAGAAAGAGTTCAAGGCTAAAGAGGCTGCA GCTTTGGGCTCCCACGGTAGCTGCAGTGAAGAGATGGAGAAGGAGACCACCGAGAAGATGTCCATCATCGAGGAGAATTACAGGAAGCATAGAGAGCTGGTTTTAGATCAGATATTGGCCTTCGTGTGTGACGTAAAACCAGAAATCCATATCAACTATCGCGTCAATGGCTAG